TTTGCCACTAACGAGTATATGAATTACCTTCTGCGCACTACAGACGGTGGCGTTTCCTGGGATCGTGTCCATCTGCCCGATTCTTTTGCCACCATCAATAATGTCCATTTTTATGATTCTGATACGGGATGGATCACTGGAACTACCCAAAATTGGGAACGGTATATTATCCAGACCACCGATGGTGGAGCAGCATGGGAACCTCTGTTTCTGGATTCAAACATGTCGATTATCACTACGATCGCCTTTCCCACTACCCAAACCGGTTTTTTCGGTACCAGGGAAGACTACCATTTCGGACTAACCCGGGATGGTGGTCATACCTGGGAGGTTGAATCTTATTTTTACGGATATGAGGAGTTGTTTTTTCTCGACGAAAATATCGGATGGATGGCAGGTGTGTATGTAGGAGGGGGTACTGTGCGTAAGACCACCGATGGTGCAGTAACGTGGCAGGACCGTGTAAGGAGATTTGAAAACGGAGAAAGATTTCCCTATATATATTCAATTTTTTTCATCGATGAGCACCGCGGATGGATCGGTGGTTCCAATGGCACAATAGCTGTAAGCACCGATGGCGGAGATACCTGGTCTGTTCAGTATGAAGAAACCAGGGGCTCAGGTGTAGATGCGATACATTTTGTAAACGATAAAGTTGGTTGGGGGGTAGGATGGGGCGGTGCAGTTTATTTTACCCAAAACGGTGGCGATGATTGGGAGAGAAAGGATTTCGGGACAACGAGTGATCTTTATGATATTCAGTTTGTGGGACCAAATCATGGGTGGATAGTAGGAAACCGCGGCATCCTTTACCGCACCACAAACAATGGTGGCTATCCCCAACCGGTATCGGCAACCCGTACACCTCAGCGGGTCGCACCGTCTCAGCTCTCCTTAAATGCCGTATCGGGCAAACCCGGTAGTGTTGAGCTACGCTATAGCCTCTCAAAGCCCGGTAGAGTAACCATAGACCTGTATGATCTCCGTGGGAAACGCGTTGAGCAAGTGCTTAACAAACCCCGGGGCGCCGGCGGAGACCATACTGTGCGATTCAGTGGTGGAAGCGGCTTTTATGTGGCAGAGATACGGGTAGAGCATAACGGTGGAGTGATAAGTGCGGTTGAGAGAGTGTTGGTACGGTAGGGGGGAGAGGGGGCGGTACATTCCGCACGGATCGTGGCTTTCGCCCTTCGGTTTTGTTCAGGGAGTACTCAAGAATTATCAGTGTATCGCATCTACCTTTATCCCAAAATCATAGCAATATACCCGTACACGATCACAACGATCGATGAAAGTGCGTAGGGTAAGGGGAATCCGATTGCAGGGGTGATGCTTTTAAATTGCTCCTGTGCGGCACTCAAGGCCGGAATCGATGCGCGTGCTCCGGCAAGTGCCCCGGTAAGAATTATAGGATCCATTTTAAACAAGTACAACCCCACAAACCAGGCACAAATGGAGGGTATAAGTGCGGCAATCATCCCTATTGCTAAAACCGACACTAACTCACCACCACGGCCAAGGGCCTCCACCAGCTCTGGCGCGACATTGAGGGCAAGTACAGTAATAAAAAGGTCAAGCCCCAGATTTTGCATCAAATCAAGAGCGGGATCTGGTGTTGCTCCACCCAGGCGTGGATTATAGGTTCGTAAAATCCCCAACGCTATTCCTGATACAATTACTCCTCCCGAGGTACTCAATGTAAAAGGAATTCCAAACATCGGTATTGATAACAGGCCTAAAAGAAAGCCTGCAATGAGTCCAAATGCCAACGTGGCCAAACTGGTGCTTGTTGATGGAAGTAGTACTGTTCCTATTCTCTCGGCTGCCTTTTTTACACCATATTCTGTGCCCAGTACCCTGAGAACATCACCTTTTTCAAGCTTTACTCCGCAAAGCAGTGGCATCTGGTGCGCCTGGCGAAACAGTGCTTTTGTATATAAGCCTAACCCCGCAGTGATCTCTCTTAAATCCTGAAGCGTTTTGCCCCGTATCTCCTTACTCTGAACAACGATCTCTGCCGGTGTGATTGGTATATCAAGCGATGCCTTATCTACAATCTCCCTGCCAATTCTTTTGCTTTCCTTTATTTTCTGTTCAATAGGACCAAAAATGGTCACTCTGTCGCCACAGTGAAGTATCGGGTCTGATGTTACATCCAAAAGGCTACCATTTCGTACAACCCGTGCCACCGATATTCCATAGTGTTTTTGAATAAAACTAAGAGGTTTACCGTCAAGATCGATGTTATCCAGTATATACGCTCTGGTATCTACCGGTAAATAACCCATTGCAAACTCCCTACCGGTACCTGGTAGTGGTAAAGAGTTATCACCATGTTCTTTTTCGGTTTTTCTGGCAGCACTTACCGGCTCAATTTTAGATAACCGGGGGAAGTAGCGACACAGAATAACAATTCCAAGGGTTGAAAAGATATAGAGAACAGCATACGCCGCGGTGATATTCGCCCTGATTTGGGTGTAAGTATACCCCTGGGGAATAGTGTAGGTTTCACTGTCAATCAGGTTAGAAGCAACTCCCACAAGGGCAGTCACTGTAGAGCTGCCGGCAATGATCCCTGCATTGAGGCCCGGTGGGTATTCAAAGGATCGGGATGCGGCCATCACTATGAAAAAATTAAGCGATGCGACAATCAGGGTAATAATCAATAGATGCGTTCCTTCACGGCTGATACCTGAGAGAAACTGAGGGGCTACTCTCAAACCGGTAACGAAGAGAAAAAGCAGAAGAAAAATTGTTTCCACAATTTCCGGGATTTCAAAACGAAGGGAGGAATAGAAGTACACTGTAGCGCTTATAATTATACCACTAAAGAGGGTCGCTGAGGTGGAGCCGAGTTTAAGCGATCCAAATTGTACCCGTCCAAGCAGGTGACCAATCCCCAGTACAAGAAAGATAGAAAAGAAGAGCTGATCGTGCAGAAACTCAAAAAAGGCGTTCATGTCTGACCGTTTATTTAAAGGAATAAATAGAAATCAAAGCAAATAGAGTTTACCAAAAACTGTGCCACCGGAACAAAAAATCAGCAACTTAGCAATAAATGTTCTGCACATACGAAGACATAAGTGTATGAAGACGATAGGCGCAAAGTTACCAAATGAAATTAGTCTGGTCGCAGGAGTAGCTCTTCTGTTGTTATTTTCTGTACCTTCAGTTCTCTATGGTCGGGAATCCAACTGTTTCACTTCGGGGCGAAAAGACACATGCGGGAGTGGGGAACTTGTTCTTGCTTCTGTTATTAATGATTGCTTGCCATTGGATACAGAACGGTACAGAAACACTGTTTCCCACGGCATCAGTAAGGTTTCCAAATGTACTCTTCAGGGAATAGTGAAAAGTGGCATTCCGGTGCAGTTCAGTGGTCTCAAAGTTAACCGGTTTATAAAGGAGGTTAGTACTGATAACCAGCTTGAAGATGGTTCTTTTCAACTCTTCACTCCTCTTTTGAATTGAAAAAGGCCCAAGGTAGAAATGTATTCAAGGAAACGAAAAACAAAAGAGGAGAAAAAATATGATTAGAAACTATGACACATCTTCGACACTGAAACTTGCAAAGACTTTGAATAAAACGGATCATGAACAGTTATTTGAACAGGGAATAGGCTCAATAATTTCAAAGCTGGAAAGTGCCGCAGAAGCTCTCTACGCCCTCTCCTGTAAGCGGGAAGCTGAGCTGGTTAAAAAAGACCTGCAACGTTTGCGCTCTCCGGGGTTTGTCGATCGGTACAAAAGCTCGATTCAAACAAGAAAACTGTCTGCACAGGCCGCTATCGACTCTATTATCTTTGACCTTGCGGATAATCTTGAAAGGCAGAATTAACTTTTCTGCCTTTTTTAGGTAACAATTACCTCTTCTCCGTTCACTAAAACGAATCTGACCTCAGGCTCTTCGATCAACAGTTCTTCAAGCATCGTTTCTGTAGTATCCACCGCAAAGTGTACCCCTACAATATCGGCAAATTTTCCCGGGCTGATGCTTCCAAGGGTATCGGACATATTAAGGGCCCGGGCAGGGTTCACAGTAACCCATCGCAGCATCTCCTTAACATCCAAATGCGGGTGTTGAGTCTTTATAGCGTAGAGCTCATCAAAGAGACTCATCTCTCCGGCAGCCGCAACCCCTTCAGTGCCAAGGCAAATAGTCGCGCCTCTGTTGAGCGCTACTTCAAGCGGAAAACTTTTATGGCCCATCATCTGGTTATACCGAAAACAGAGAACTAAAGCGACTTGCTCTGAACTTAAATAGGAGAGCTGTTCTCCGTTTATGTAGTTACAGTGGAAACATACTCCACCGTGTGGGATGAGCTTTGAGTTTATGGCATAGTGAACGGAACCGTGCTTTGTTTTCTTAAACGGCCACTCTCTTTTACGCGTTTGGTGAAAATAGAGATCACCCGCGTGCTCACAGAAAGCCTGAAGCTCTTCGGAGCTCTCTGCCAGGTGGGTTGCCCAGAGACAGTTGTTCTTTTGGGTAAAATCGATGATCTCTTTTTGTGCCGGTTCGCTGAGGGAATAAAGGGCATGGGGACCCGCTCCCAGGGTACAGAGACTGCTGTTTCCTGCATCGTTTGTTAGCGAATTTAGCACATTTGGTGAGCGTATGCTACAATCCTCATGGAGTTCCTTTATTACCCATGAGCGGATAGATTCATCTTTGAGCACCTCTTTTGAGAGGCCGGTGCGGCTGGAATCAACAATACAGGTTGTTCCATCAGCAATCATCTCCCGCACACACAGGCGCATCATAGAAGGCAATGACTCTTTGGGGGTCTGTTTGATCCTTGAGTTTCGTTTATTGGTATATGATGCAAACGTTTCTTCGGGGAGTTTTTCGATCCCCCTTGAAGCACACTCTTCCAGGTGGGTATGCATGTTGATTAGACCTGGCAACAGAAGCATATCCCCCAGATTAACCATCCTGTCATCTCTGGTGCGTTTTACTGTGCTCCGCGGTCCTACATCAACGATTCTGTTTCCATTTACCGTAATGGCCCCGTTATGGAGGATCTGTTCATTATCCAGATAGATATACCGTGCAAAATATACTGTGTTCATTACTCCCTTACTATTCCTGATAACTGCTTACTGGGCTGATATGGCCTGATTTTTTCTGCTCACTATGGTGCAAAATATATCGTGCAATCAGTTTTAAGCCAATTCGCGTTGACAGGGATCGATGTTTGCACGTATTTTACTGAGCTAACTGGTTAAATTACTCTTAACCTCGACACTAAAAAAAGCAGAAAGGAACTGTAATGAATAAATATCTTTTGCATGCTTCAGGGGTAGTCTTCCTTTTTAGTAGCGCTGTTTTTGCTCAGGAAACCGAACCGAGTCCGGGTGGTAGTTTTCTGATCATGATGATCCCTATTCTATTAATTGTTTATTTTCTGATGATTCGCCCTGAGCAGAAAAAACAAAAAGCTCGTCAGGCAATGCTTCAGAACGTCAAAAAGGGCGACAAGGTGCTTACTGTAGGCGGTATCGTTGGTGTGATTACCAACGTCAAAGACTCTACTCTTATGATAAAAATTGGTGACAATACCGTGGTAGAGATGACAAAAACCGCCGTCTCATCCGTACTTAATGGAGACGGAACAGAAAAAAAACTCTGATAGTAGGGAGAAAGTAAGTGCAGGCAATGCGTTATTACGGTGATCCTGTTTTAAGGAAACAAGCTAAAACAGTTGAAAAATTTGATTCTAAATTGCAAGCTTTCATTGATGAATTAATAGAAACGATGCGTAGTGAAGATGGTGTTGGTCTTGCGGCACCTCAGGTTGGTGAATCTATAAGAGTGGTTGTGATCGATGCTTCGGGGGGGGAGATGGAACCCTATGTTCTGGTTAACCCCCAGATAGTTCAATTCTCTGAGGAGAAGGAGGATTACGATGAGGGGTGTCTTAGTATACCGGGAGTTACCCTGAGTGTTAATCGTCCTTCAAAAATTACAGTAAAGGCCTGTAATGGTTCGGGGGAAGAGTACACTATTGAGGATGCAGAGGGGCTTTTGGCTCGTGCTCTTCAGCATGAAATAGATCATCTGAACGGTATTCTCTTTATAGATCATGTTTCACCTCTTCAGCGCAGTCTTATCAGTGGGAAATTGAAAAAAATCTCCAAGGCCAAGCGTGACAAGTCAGAAACCATTTAGTTCCATAGTTTTTTTTGTATCATTAGTATTGCTCAGCTGTAGTTCACCGCTTCTTGTACCAGATCCTGACAGGGCTGGTCACAAGGAGGAGGCTGAACCGCTTAAGGATGAGGATACTGCTGAGCGGCGTGTTGAAATCAGGGATGTTGATTTTGCGCGGGCTTTTGATGAGCACTATGACAGTAGCTGTGTTGAAAAAACGGACACGGCTGTTTCAGACTCAAAAATTCAAGCGCTTAAAGACAAACAGGTGCACTCCTTTCGCTACCCACCCCTGCGGCTCAACAAAAGGCCGGTGAGGATTTTACTTCGCTCGGACGTGAGCAGATCCGTTGTGTATTCCCCTTCAAGAACTGCCATTGTGTCTTCATCTGAACCTCTCTATTTTAGAGGGAGGCTTGAGCTTAAAGCGTCAAATGATACAGAAACAATTGCTGCTACGGTAAATAATCAAACAAAAGTGCTCTCCCTACCCTGTACATTGAAAATTAAAAGTGAAGTGCAGGCTATCGATGTGGAAGAGGACAGTTACCGGGGAGCATTGATTTTAGTCTCAAAGAAAAAGGGTACCTTTTCCATCGTGAATCTGGTTGATGTGGAGGATTACTTACGGGGTGTTGTTCCCAAAGAGATGGGCAGTTTGCCTGAAAGTGATATTGAAGCATTAAAGAGCCAGGCTGTTGCGGCACGCACCTATTCCTATCAGAGAATGGCAGCTAATGAGAATAACTTCTTCGATATGCACAGAACTGTCGCAGACCAGGTGTATGGGGGGGCCAATGTGGAGTTTCGCACCACTGATCTGGCTGTCAGGATGACAAAGGATCTTGTCTTATCCTATAACAACACTCTTGTGCATGCCTATTATCATTCCACCTGCGGGGGGAGAACGGCAAATGTGGAAGATATCTGGGGGCACAATCCCTATCCCTACCTAAAATCTGTTGTGGACACTGATTCTCGGGGAAAATCCTGGTGCAGCATATCCAGATACTATACCTGGGAGGAGAGCTGGAGTACAAGGCAGCTTTCAAACACGCTCAGCCAATTTTCCAGTGAAGGGCGTCTCGCGCACCCCTACTCAGGTTCTGTTCGGGATATAAGAGTCAACGAGCGTTTTTCCTGTGGAAGGATAAAAGAGTGTTCCATTCGTTCAACGGTAGGTGAGTACTCGGTTGGTGGTGACCGGATACGGTTTTTGATGCGAAGAAACACACAAAGCAGGGGTATTTTACGCAGTTCACGTTTTGAAATCAAGAGTCTGGATAGAAACAGAGTGCAGATAGCGGGTTCGGGGTTTGGTCATGGAATCGGAATGTGTCAGATGGGGGCGATTGGAAGATCGAGGGCCGGACAAAGTTTTGAACAGATCTTAAAGGCGTACTATACCGGCGTTCAGATACGTACTGCAGTTAGTTTTTCCCCACACTCTGTAGCGGAAGGTCATTAGTTTTTGAGATTTATCGCGGATCTGCATATTCACTCCCATTTCTCCATAGCCACAAGCAAACAACTTACTCCTGAAATGCTTGATCTTTGGTCTAAAAAGAAGGGCATTACTGTCACGGGTACGGGTGATGCGGTGCACCCGGGGTGGAGAAAAGAACTTAAGGAAAAGCTTAGATACGCAGGCAATGGTCTCTATACGTTGAAAAAAGCGTATAGACTTCCCGAGAGCAACGCCTGGAATACCAGACACTTTTTTATGCTTACGGCTGAGATCAGTTGTATTTATAAATTTGATGGCCGGGTAAGAAAAGTTCATAACATAATTGCTGCTTCTGATTTTAAATCTATGGATAAGATTGCCCGGCGCTTAGAGCGGGTGGGGAACATTGCTTCTGATGGCAGGCCGATTCTGGGTCTTGATTCCCGTGATTTGCTTGAGATTGTGCTGGAATCGGGCGATAACAATTTCTTGATTCCTGCCCACATATGGACTCCCTGGTTTTCTGTACTGGGCTCCCGGTCGGGGTTTGATTCAGTGGAGCAGTGTTTCAGAGATCTTTCCTCTCACATCTTTGCTCTTGAAACCGGTCTTTCCAGTGATCCGCCCATGAACCGCGGGTGTTCATTTCTTGACAGATATGCCCTGATCTCCAGCTCTGATGCTCATTCGCCCGAAAAACTTGGTCGTGAAGCTACACTGTTTAATACCGACATTAGTTTTGGTGCTATGGTTGCTGCTCTAAAAAACAGAGCGGGCGGTGAGCTTTTGGGGACCATTGAGTTTTTTCCCGAGGAGGGTAAATATCATCTTGATGGTCATAGAAAGTGTGGTATTCGCTGGCAGCCACAGGATACACTGGAGCATAATGGACTATGTCCGGTTTGTGGTAAAGCGGTTACCGTAGGGGTGCTTAGCCGCGTAACTGAACTTGCAGATCGCAGACTCTGGGGCAATTGTAAAAATGATAATTTCTACTATCTTACCTCTCTTAAGGGACTTCTTTCGGAAATTACCGGTACTTCTGCAGGGAGCAAAAA
This window of the Chitinispirillales bacterium ANBcel5 genome carries:
- a CDS encoding amidohydrolase family protein gives rise to the protein MNTVYFARYIYLDNEQILHNGAITVNGNRIVDVGPRSTVKRTRDDRMVNLGDMLLLPGLINMHTHLEECASRGIEKLPEETFASYTNKRNSRIKQTPKESLPSMMRLCVREMIADGTTCIVDSSRTGLSKEVLKDESIRSWVIKELHEDCSIRSPNVLNSLTNDAGNSSLCTLGAGPHALYSLSEPAQKEIIDFTQKNNCLWATHLAESSEELQAFCEHAGDLYFHQTRKREWPFKKTKHGSVHYAINSKLIPHGGVCFHCNYINGEQLSYLSSEQVALVLCFRYNQMMGHKSFPLEVALNRGATICLGTEGVAAAGEMSLFDELYAIKTQHPHLDVKEMLRWVTVNPARALNMSDTLGSISPGKFADIVGVHFAVDTTETMLEELLIEEPEVRFVLVNGEEVIVT
- the def gene encoding peptide deformylase, which produces MRYYGDPVLRKQAKTVEKFDSKLQAFIDELIETMRSEDGVGLAAPQVGESIRVVVIDASGGEMEPYVLVNPQIVQFSEEKEDYDEGCLSIPGVTLSVNRPSKITVKACNGSGEEYTIEDAEGLLARALQHEIDHLNGILFIDHVSPLQRSLISGKLKKISKAKRDKSETI
- the yajC gene encoding preprotein translocase subunit YajC, which codes for MNKYLLHASGVVFLFSSAVFAQETEPSPGGSFLIMMIPILLIVYFLMIRPEQKKQKARQAMLQNVKKGDKVLTVGGIVGVITNVKDSTLMIKIGDNTVVEMTKTAVSSVLNGDGTEKKL
- a CDS encoding YCF48-related protein; this translates as FATNEYMNYLLRTTDGGVSWDRVHLPDSFATINNVHFYDSDTGWITGTTQNWERYIIQTTDGGAAWEPLFLDSNMSIITTIAFPTTQTGFFGTREDYHFGLTRDGGHTWEVESYFYGYEELFFLDENIGWMAGVYVGGGTVRKTTDGAVTWQDRVRRFENGERFPYIYSIFFIDEHRGWIGGSNGTIAVSTDGGDTWSVQYEETRGSGVDAIHFVNDKVGWGVGWGGAVYFTQNGGDDWERKDFGTTSDLYDIQFVGPNHGWIVGNRGILYRTTNNGGYPQPVSATRTPQRVAPSQLSLNAVSGKPGSVELRYSLSKPGRVTIDLYDLRGKRVEQVLNKPRGAGGDHTVRFSGGSGFYVAEIRVEHNGGVISAVERVLVR
- a CDS encoding endonuclease Q family protein, translating into MRFIADLHIHSHFSIATSKQLTPEMLDLWSKKKGITVTGTGDAVHPGWRKELKEKLRYAGNGLYTLKKAYRLPESNAWNTRHFFMLTAEISCIYKFDGRVRKVHNIIAASDFKSMDKIARRLERVGNIASDGRPILGLDSRDLLEIVLESGDNNFLIPAHIWTPWFSVLGSRSGFDSVEQCFRDLSSHIFALETGLSSDPPMNRGCSFLDRYALISSSDAHSPEKLGREATLFNTDISFGAMVAALKNRAGGELLGTIEFFPEEGKYHLDGHRKCGIRWQPQDTLEHNGLCPVCGKAVTVGVLSRVTELADRRLWGNCKNDNFYYLTSLKGLLSEITGTSAGSKKTAALYESCLSRFGSEFDILLTTPLTAIKGIDSRIAEGIRRLRAGTVTRVGGFDGEFGSIKLFT
- a CDS encoding SpoIID/LytB domain-containing protein, with product MLSCSSPLLVPDPDRAGHKEEAEPLKDEDTAERRVEIRDVDFARAFDEHYDSSCVEKTDTAVSDSKIQALKDKQVHSFRYPPLRLNKRPVRILLRSDVSRSVVYSPSRTAIVSSSEPLYFRGRLELKASNDTETIAATVNNQTKVLSLPCTLKIKSEVQAIDVEEDSYRGALILVSKKKGTFSIVNLVDVEDYLRGVVPKEMGSLPESDIEALKSQAVAARTYSYQRMAANENNFFDMHRTVADQVYGGANVEFRTTDLAVRMTKDLVLSYNNTLVHAYYHSTCGGRTANVEDIWGHNPYPYLKSVVDTDSRGKSWCSISRYYTWEESWSTRQLSNTLSQFSSEGRLAHPYSGSVRDIRVNERFSCGRIKECSIRSTVGEYSVGGDRIRFLMRRNTQSRGILRSSRFEIKSLDRNRVQIAGSGFGHGIGMCQMGAIGRSRAGQSFEQILKAYYTGVQIRTAVSFSPHSVAEGH